tttttatatatagtaaataattgtgcGTGGGATGGATGATTACTTATCTACTGGTCATGTCAATAACGATTtgtcaatatttaaaaatcgAAAAAATGTCCGTCCTTTACAAATTGATCGCAATCTCTACCTAAAAGGTTATGGAAGGCATTGGGGCGAAAAACTAACCTATTCGGTGGGTCTAGCTTATGGTTCAggtatcaatttattatatttaggCTTGCTTCTTGGCGGTTCATATGGGTTTTTTAAAGGCGTAATCAAAGGAGGGGCTACTAGGAGGTTATATATCAACTCAATACTCAACTTTTGCACTACTTTTGGGCCAAAATTGGGGAATTCTGCTGCTTGCATAACATTTTTGTATTGCGGATTTAACCATATTGTTAAGTTTGCAAGGAATGATGTGGATGATGCCCTAAATCCAATTCTAGCTGGCGGATTATCCGGCGCTATGTACAAGGTGGCTAAGCCTTGGAAGACATGTCTCAAATTTACAGTTTTAAATGCAGCTTCCTTTTCTGCAATAGATTATGCACTAAAAGAGTGGGTATTCTAACCAATTTACATTcttttgttaatttttatgtcaaaaactaattttaattcaattCTTACATCTTTGTGTTAAAATTACTGAGAATTGTATGTATTGAAGAACGTTTCACACTCAATTTTTGCCACGTATTTATCGTAAAAAATTCTCATTGaatactaaataatagGTGCTATACCTTAACAAATTGACCAGCatcaatcaaattgttttcCAAACCCATAAAAAGATTGTTTATTTGATCATCTACCAGCAATTCCATggttacaaatttaataatcaaCCACCACTCATTATTAGTAATAGTGAATATTTTGGAATAATTCTCTTCACCTAAAATTGCCTGCTTGATTTCATTCAAGGTGCGTAATTTATTGGACAATCGTAGGTGTTTAGCCTTGGTTTTTTTGAGAATCTCAATGAGTTCATTCTTAATGGAGGTCgtatttgttgataattcatttagaaatgtctaaattagtacATACATACGTTGGATTGTTTATGgagaataattttatctgcTAACAATTCACATGTGGGAAGCCATGATTCTAGAATCTGGAAGTGGTAAAAAATCCGTTCCTTTTCACCATGATAAATCGTgtcaatattattattatccTCATGCCATTGAATTTGTAAGTATTTAGctgcatttttaaatataggTATAGTTGAGCTGAGTTTTAGCTGTGGTTGTGAGTGAATTTTGGATTGGGATAGGCTGTGCAATTGAAAAGATTTTGAAGGATGGATTGATATGTCATTTTGGGGCATATTTTTAtgcgatattttaattagaggagatttttttttgaaattttggaccaatatattcaaaagTTCAACAAGTTTAGATTTCTTCCCCCAATTATCGAGATACCTAACAGTAATCAGTCCGTTTTCATCCACATTAGGATGGTTTGGTAGTATCCTGAATTCTATATGGTTTATAATATAGACAATTGGTGGAACAAATGGGTAagatttgtatattttgattAATATTGGTACCCTAAATACATCGTGTCTGTATACATATGAAATTATGCCTTTAACAACAAGTATATTAAGGTCACCATGTCTATCTGCATTagcaataatttttactgATATTGATCGAAAAGTTATGTTGATCTAGCAATTCCGTTACGTGTTTACTGATGACATCTGGATAGTCGAAGGATTGGACacacaatttgaatattgttGCCTGCATCCtagcaattatttgaaatttttatatttaatataattgaaaacaATTAGGACTTAACTTatcatacaaatttatgtcTAATGTGTGGGTGAGGTAACGATAGATCATCACATGTTAACCCCGTTTTATCATGGCATATCTTCTCTCCACTTGTTATTGCAATTGCAATTATCTACTCATGTCCAGcctaaaaaataattctgTGAGCATATAcataatcaaatataaatctacaataaataattgtattacTAATATAGTATTACACAAACGAGCACATCAGAATAATCAATGAGACAGTTAGTTACCACAAAATTGTACTTTTTATGAAGGGAAATGCAAGGGAACCCAAGTGCAAATACAGTAAACGGGCATTGGATTTGTTAAAGGTATAAAAACGGTGACATTTAGAGCGCCAAAGGACAGGTAATCAAGACAGTAAATGTGTTGGAGAGTGAAGGGGTTAGGAATGGtgtgaaaattatatctgGTTATCCCACATTCCCCCAGTTATTTGtaaatggcaaatttatcGGTGGTGTGGATACCATGGAACAAATGTATCACGAAGGAAAGTTACAGGGGTTAATTCAAATGTGAGATTATAttcttaatttttacattagTAGTGtctgataatttaaattattatttaattttaaataaaactTTTATCCAATATTATACACTCGTAAGAACAACATCATATGCTGTGCCGCGATGGGGTTGTGTGTGGTATGTTATTCATTTTACAACTTGTGTGTAGACATATAAGCCACAAGTAATTGTTACAGAAGGTTTGTAACACATtgattaaattaaaaacagTCTGGTACATTCCTTACACACAACTGAAACCACGCATCCAGTGTGATATCGTTATTCAGTTTATGctgtatatatacattgtcaaataatgaagccttgtatatatttattaggGTTGGCTATCCATTTTTCCACAGTCAACACTATAGAAAATATATCTCTGTTACGCTTCAAAGATTCTCTCGTTTCCGATGACAACTACGGTACAACCCCCTCTTTAATGCTTTGGAGCAAACACAACCGCACTACTAGGAAAGATACTAATAGTGCTACTAAGGTTCATAAACCTTTGAAGGTCATAAAATCTACTAAAGTAACCATGCCTACTAATAGTAAACATGGGCGATCTGTTCATAAACGTTCCCTAAAGAAGAGATCTAATCACAGGTTCACTCAAATAAAAAGCCAAGACTTACCACCAAATATCGTGAAATCGGTAGATGATAAATCAGAAAATGAAGATTCTGCCATGGAAAAAATTGGTGATAAATCTGATGATGTGAAAAGCGAATCTGCCGGAAGTGAATACAACAATGAAAACAAGGAATCTTCGGTAGACGACAAATCAGCCCAAACTGATGAAAATAGTTTGGAAAAGTCGCAGGAAAATAAAGaagaaaatgatattaaagaTAATTCAGCCCATGAAAATTATGAGGAAGAGGAAGAGGAAGAGGAAGAGGAAGAGGAGGGGGATAAAAAACATCATGACAAAAACAATACGTCACAAGACGAATCTGAAAAAGGTGTAGATGATGAGGAGTATAACAAACACCATGACAAAAACAATAAGTCACGAGAAGAAGCTGGAAAAAGTGTAGATGATAAAAAATCGCATAATGAAGATGCTAAAGCCAAAGATGACACCAACAATCCCATTGTCAGTCCCGCAAATGGAGACAAAGTACAGGTGTAACTGATCTAATATAGGCATATGTACCATCAGATACTTTACCAGCAGATCAGATTTTACCGTGTAGCGCCCTTGACAATGATTTAGGTTTAGATTCAACAGATTCCAGTGAGGTAATAACCCATTTTATGCAGGATTCCAAACCCAATAATGACAGCAGTAATAGTAATAGTAAGGACGAAAAAACTGAAAGCGAGATTGAAGACGGAAATGAGGAGGAGAAAGAAGGAGGGGAAGACGATGATAGTTGGTAAGCGATTGAGATTATTACAATTAGCAAGgttaaattaattgttaattattcGAACTTAGACCTACAAATGGTCACTGCCTCGGGTAATTTCTCTTCAATTCTACCCAGCAATTCTAATAGTTTCTTCATAAAACAAATACTTACTTCATGTTTGAACTTGAGCTCCTCGTATTGGACTTGTAAGTTATGGTCTGCTGTCTTAGGGGTCTTTAACTGCTCCAAGTCATACTTTACTTTCTACATCACTCTGCTATTACCCTTAGAGAATCATCTGCCTGAAAGTAAGCCTTTGCTAGAACTGCCATTTGGCGATTCAGCTTTGATATTGTGGAGTAGAGGTGTGCGATTTCTCTGGTTGCATTCTGCTGTTCTGTGGCAGCGTTATTGAGCTAACTTAGTTGATTGGTTACCCTATCCAGCAGTACGTTTGGAGTGCAGGTTTCATTGGTGAACGATACTATATGCGGTTGCGAATATGATACTTTGTTCTGCTGCGCCAATTCCAGCAGAACATTCATTGCTTTTTCATGTACAAATGTcttatatacatatatacatatcattaatttgcaCAACTGATAGTTATTCCATACATATGTGTAATTCTCACAAGAATTCAGTTGATCGTTTGGAAActtattttgaaattttatatttccCAGGGAATCCATTACCGTGACATATTGTGACGATTCAACAAGATTGGTTATTGAATTTGGGTAATCTGAGATAGAATTGCCCAAATCAATCCCCAGCTCATAAAAACGATCGACCTGGAATATATCGCAAACGAGCCCCAAAATCATAGATGAAATGCCCACTAAAACCATATAATCACTGTGGAACTCCTTTAAAGACATGATTGCTACATAAACTCATGTCTTACCAATAACAGATTTCCAATTAACAAAGTGCAATAGATTTGTATTCTGTGTCTTGTAATACTTTATCAGGAGTAACAATTGCAGATACATATATAGAATTGATTTAATcgttttacaatatttggaattttgaaaatcgcactaaataaattgtgaCTTACAATTTCCACAATGGACTGTAGTAACGTGCCTAACGATTGCAAAATATTGCCATATACCCCGTATATACATTGCAATTTGGTCAAATCAAACTGCGGAACCAATGCGATTGATAACAAATTAGACACTACTGGCACTTGTTGTTCAATGCATTTATCATCGTTGatattacataatatatCTTGTAACCAATTTTGCACAGAATGAACATTGCTTCCAGAAGTAATAATATCCCAGTATTTATTAACCAAAATCTCATCATACATCAATTTCTCCAATAAAACCTGGCACTTTTCGTtctgaaaattatttccaATGGATAACATGTAGATAAGGTTAAACAAGGTAAGATCGCCTAGTTTGTatttatcataaataatcTTAGATTTAGAATCTAGAATAGATACTGGTAATTCTACATCCTTCAGTAGTATGCAAGAAGTTGTTATGCTACTAAtgttcaaatttttcaGCCACAAGAACTTACACAACTCAGAATAAAATTCTTGTATCTCAGTGCAAGAAGTTATAACATCAGAATTTGGTTTAAACTTgttcaaaatatacaacaacTCGATACATATTCTTTGCAgcgataaatttgaattatttggcaatattttattcaaGCACTTGCAAATGAGCGATAGATGCGTAGTGGCAATGTCCCTTAATTGGATTGCCTTATTTATTGAATCATAACTAAAGATTGTTAGATAAtcaatggtaaatttgcacAGTTTATCCAGTAAATAGGCATCAGATTTGTCACATAGCTTCAGTAAGAGTAGCAATGAATGCCTAGCGATCAAAGATATTTTAAGtgaattttcaatttcagtACTAAATTTGGTAAGGGTAACAATGTTTATGGGctcaatttttgatatgaCTGATGTAAAATAAGCGCCATTTTCCTGCTCAATAATCTGTAATAATTGGCTGCTGACATTTTGCTTCTGAAGTATTTGCACTATTTCTGGGTTTTGTGAGAATAATAGCAATAGGGCCACCACTTCACTGGTTAAAAAGGGTATGCCAAGTTGAAGCAGCGGTAAAAGTGTTGTTGAACCGTAGTCTAGTGCCATAAATTGGAGATCAATCGAATTCTTGTGGGATTTTGCTTTGTTGTTAATAGAATTTAGTTTATCGGAACTGCCAATAACAGCTGCAAGTCTGTCgtaatgataataatcaTCCGCGTGAGTCGGGTATACCAGTGGCATGTTTCgagtatatatataccaaTTGATATCACAATAGCAGTACATTGTCTGAAGCAGTATTATTGATTGGTATTTTATATGATTAAGCTCACtgaacaaatttatcgatTCATcgttatatataattaccGGGGGGTGCCTAGATTGATCCAAAAAGTGGTACAGTATTTTTCCATCGCATGTaactatttttaacaaatccAACGATTTCATGTGATCCTCTAGCAAGTGTACGTGGTCTTCCTCGTCGGTAGGTAATTCGTTTGCTTTAGTATATATAGGTAGACTAGATTCATTTAGCTTTGTTATTGTTGAGTGAAGCTTTATGATGTCATTAAGCagttcaaaatttgatattaaaatgtcaattaGTGACCGGACGAATTTCTCCTTATTTAGTGACTTGTCCAGGGCACTAGATATGGATAAGTATGATAACACGGATTCCAAATGTAATAGATctgttaatatatttatgcaCTGGTTATCAACCAATTTAAGTTGTTCTGGATGAAATGATTTCCTAGCCGTACTGAGTTCTTTGAGAAACTCATCTACACATTCGGCACTATAgattatttcatcaaaGTCCAGAATGATTAGTAGGCACTGGCCAGATAAGGGACATTCATTAGCGGTATTGCGAAATATGCAACATGAATCACTGGATAATTGTCGAGTATCGAAGAATCCAGTCGGTGGCTGCAACTTTAATAACATCGGCAAATGCACGTGTTTTATTTCATATAAACTGTCATTTAATTCTAGACCTTGGTTAAGGATGGCAAAGGACTTCCTCACGCCAATATTGAAACGCTCAATGAGTGACATAGGCATATTTGAAACAGGTTTCCACTCATCAACGACTAGACGcttatcaaaaattacaacATTACATACTACACAACACTACAAATGTGACCTAATATTGGTAACATAAACGACAAATGCATTTGCTGGTCGATAAAGTTAGTTAAGCGTTTAAATTATAGCCAACTGTTTTAAGAGAATGACTGCACTCAGTGGCAGATGAATCATTATGTGCACTTGCACACTAAATTCTTATtcctaaatattttcattactAAATACGCCAGTTTCATTCATCAATTGGCAAAATTTGTGCATATTCCTGTTatatatcaacaatttcGCAATGGATTTTGTCTTTTACTTGCGCCTTTTTGTTTTTAGTTCTATTATTCCTGGATTCTACCAGTTATCCCTTAGGTCACAAATGTCAGCAATCTCCTTGCATAAAACGGATGTCAAGCAATCCAAACCAAATTTATCAGATGAAGATACCGGCGTTCCAATTTCACAAAATCAACTTATGAGTGGAGTGGATCCAGTTAATGATGAAAACCCGCTTATTGTAAATGCCCCTGGAAATGTGGATGATGAATCAGGTGTCAACAACGAGGAAGTAGAAGCTTCTGATGATGTTGGTACATATTCAACAAATGTAAATCCTAATGGTGCTTATGTTGGTGACAATGAAGGGGAATTAACTAATGATTCTGAAAATACACAACTTAACACGGATACAGAAACCAATTCTAACCAAGAAGGGATGGATGGGCTCGTGTCTAAAGTTGATGACTATGATAGCAGCGATCAAAACTTCTTAGATATGATGGATGACTATGATAGTGGCGATCAAAACTTCTTAGATATGATGGATGACGATGACATGTTTGAAtgaaatttaaattgaGGATCCGGATCAACTTGATGAGGGAAATATGATTAGGGATGAAGATTTTGGTTAAATTGTGTAtaatacacaatttttatgtttTATTATATCGGATTGACTTAAAtacattgaaaataaaCATCATAAATTAATGTCTATTAGCGACTACTGCATTTCAATTGCACATATGTCATTTCATTGGCATATTATCGTATTTTTGCATACGATTTTTACTAAACtaaatttgtgatatatgGAAATGATAGTGTTATTCATTTTGCGCGTAACTTTATTCCATTGTAGCTTCACTATGCGTTTTAGAGAATATCTTGGTAGCTTTGACAGGTGTTACACATAAAATGGTCACTGTTTTAAACTAATGTAtcatattttgataattatagaAATAAGTTGGCTTTTTGCAGGGTCAGCTCTGCTAAAAATGAAATGTTTTCAGCTAATGGAAACTGATTTTTTAACTTTGGCATTGATACCCGTAGTTTCGCCGGCATATTCACCCATTTGTACAGATGACTTCTTTCCAATCTTCTTGAGACTCTTCTCATACTTATTCCTATTGCTAACCCTAGAATTGCCCAGTCCCTTCTTCCTTTTCCTAGTGAGGCCCTTATTCTTAAGAATATCATGAGACACGCCTCTAGCGCCATCGACAGTCTCGTCCGTTATCATTGGAACAGTTTTCTTGATTTTAATCTTTTTTGTTTCCTTATATAACGCTTCCAAACTGTCATTGTTTTCAGTATGTTGTTTATGTTTGCtgttaaattgttgaatggTAGTTGGGCGTTGCTTCTGCGTCTTGACTTTGACCATTAAATCCGctgaaaaatttttttttgcaTCTATTTTACTTTGTTTAGCTATCTGATTCAATGTATTTAATCCGGCATTAATGGAACTGCAGTGAGTTTCCTTGACTTGTTTATTGGTTTTGAATTTCTCCCATGCCTTAGACGAAGTTACAGTGTCAGCCAATGAAGATAAATCTTGTAATCCATCCCTAGACTTTTTGCCCCCTTTCTTTTCCTTATTGGAGAAAACTCTCATCATTCTATCCTGTTCCAACTTCTcatttttcataaattCTCGCATCTCATTGTCCATATCACACGCAGAATCATCGCTAGCATCAACATTGTGGTATTTAAGTCTCGCTTCTTCTTTTGTCAACtttttatccaatttggcaattatgTTCGTGTGTTCATCAGTCATATATCTAGGAACAGCGTCTTTATCAATGTACTCATTTTCACTGTCACTATCACTGTCAGCGCCTGATTCTTCATCTGTCACTAACAATTCCGGTTTGGCACGGTCATTGACTGCTTCTGCTAGTTCTGCATTGTTTGCCAATTCCAATAACTTGGATATTTCATATCCAAGTCTTGATTCGATTGGCCTAGTTTTATCCAGAATTAATCTAATTTCCAGCAATCTTTCAATGACTGGATGACCCTTAACAGGCCTGCCATTCACTTTCATTAGCATGTAATAAGAGAAATATGTCATATAGATCAGTATCAATTCGTTGCGCAAATCTAAGTATTCCATGccctaaattaaatgtcGAACGTACATTTTTAGTACAAAACTTGTTAAATTTGGCACTGTTAAGCAGTGGCAGAATATTCTCGTATGCAAGATTCACATTATTATGTAGATCATTGAttaatgcaataaattcagGATGGCTTTTTTCGATCAATTTTACACGATCTTCACTGGATAATGTAATGGTAGATTTTATATCTTGATCAAGT
The DNA window shown above is from Babesia microti strain RI chromosome III, complete genome and carries:
- a CDS encoding UTP3, SAS10, U3 small nucleolar RNA-associated protein 3 (overlaps_old_locusTagID:BBM_III03570), coding for MGGRKFTRINISHLTDDPDDTSDSGHKNDKNGDYIPLNDVNDYSGDEIDLNEDYEQIDDEEDGLDSGHVESDEKEDDEGLDFGKKIRDYYQDQSSSDEEFEEKVREAKKLNDDLYRNVTDESADMLNISAEVADVSKVLKDVFKNDEITLDQDIKSTITLSSEDRVKLIEKSHPEFIALINDLHNNVNLAYENILPLLNSAKFNKFCTKNGMEYLDLRNELILIYMTYFSYYMLMKVNGRPVKGHPVIERLLEIRLILDKTRPIESRLGYEISKLLELANNAELAEAVNDRAKPELLVTDEESGADSDSDSENEYIDKDAVPRYMTDEHTNIIAKLDKKLTKEEARLKYHNVDASDDSACDMDNEMREFMKNEKLEQDRMMRVFSNKEKKGGKKSRDGLQDLSSLADTVTSSKAWEKFKTNKQVKETHCSSINAGLNTLNQIAKQSKIDAKKNFSADLMVKVKTQKQRPTTIQQFNSKHKQHTENNDSLEALYKETKKIKIKKTVPMITDETVDGARGVSHDILKNKGLTRKRKKGLGNSRVSNRNKYEKSLKKIGKKSSVQMGEYAGETTGINAKVKKSVSIS
- a CDS encoding hypothetical protein (overlaps_old_locusTagID:BBM_III03540), which produces MQATIFKLCVQSFDYPDVISKHVTELLDQHNFSININRHGDLNILVVKGIISYVYRHDVFRVPILIKIYKSYPFVPPIVYIINHIEFRILPNHPNVDENGLITVRYLDNWGKKSKLVELLNILVQNFKKKSPLIKISHKNMPQNDISIHPSKSFQLHSLSQSKIHSQPQLKLSSTIPIFKNAAKYLQIQWHEDNNNIDTIYHGEKERIFYHFQILESWLPTCELLADKIILHKQSNTFLNELSTNTTSIKNELIEILKKTKAKHLRLSNKLRTLNEIKQAILGEENYSKIFTITNNEWWLIIKFVTMELLVDDQINNLFMGLENNLIDAGQFVKYSMRIFYDKYVAKIECETFFNTYNSQ
- a CDS encoding hypothetical protein (overlaps_old_locusTagID:BBM_III03550), giving the protein MKPCIYLLGLAIHFSTVNTIENISLLRFKDSLVSDDNYGTTPSLMLWSKHNRTTRKDTNSATKVHKPLKVIKSTKVTMPTNSKHGRSVHKRSLKKRSNHRFTQIKSQDLPPNIVKSVDDKSENEDSAMEKIGDKSDDVKSESAGSEYNNENKESSVDDKSAQTDENSLEKSQENKEENDIKDNSAHENYEEEEEEEEEEEEGDKKHHDKNNTSQDESEKGVDDEEYNKHHDKNNKSREEAGKSVDDKKSHNEDAKAKDDTNNPIVSPANGDKVQAYVPSDTLPADQILPCSALDNDLGLDSTDSSEDSKPNNDSSNSNSKDEKTESEIEDGNEEEKEGGEDDDSW
- a CDS encoding hypothetical protein (overlaps_old_locusTagID:BBM_III03565), whose product is MDFVFYLRLFVFSSIIPGFYQLSLRSQMSAISLHKTDVKQSKPNLSDEDTGVPISQNQLMSGVDPVNDENPLIVNAPGNVDDESGVNNEEVEASDDVGTYSTNVNPNGAYVGDNEGELTNDSENTQLNTDTETNSNQEGMDGLVSKVDDYDSSDQNFLDMMDDYDSGDQNFLDMMDDDDMFE
- a CDS encoding glutaredoxin-like protein / Cg6 protein (overlaps_old_locusTagID:BBM_III03545); protein product: MAYLLSTCYCNCNYLLMSSLKNNSYYTNEHIRIINETVSYHKIVLFMKGNAREPKCKYSKRALDLLKSAKGQVIKTVNVLESEGVRNGVKIISGYPTFPQLFVNGKFIGGVDTMEQMYHEGKLQGLIQM
- a CDS encoding hypothetical protein (overlaps_old_locusTagID:BBM_III03555;~overlaps_old_locusTagID:BBM_III03560); this encodes MPMSLIERFNIGVRKSFAILNQGLELNDSLYEIKHVHLPMLLKLQPPTGFFDTRQLSSDSCCIFRNTANECPLSGQCLLIILDFDEIIYSAECVDEFLKELSTARKSFHPEQLKLVDNQCINILTDLLHLESVLSYLSISSALDKSLNKEKFVRSLIDILISNFELLNDIIKLHSTITKLNESSLPIYTKANELPTDEEDHVHLLEDHMKSLDLLKIVTCDGKILYHFLDQSRHPPVIIYNDESINLFSELNHIKYQSIILLQTMYCYCDINWYIYTRNMPLVYPTHADDYYHYDRLAAVIGSSDKLNSINNKAKSHKNSIDLQFMALDYGSTTLLPLLQLGIPFLTSEVVALLLLFSQNPEIVQILQKQNVSSQLLQIIEQENGAYFTSVISKIEPINIVTLTKFSTEIENSLKISLIARHSLLLLLKLCDKSDAYLLDKLCKFTIDYLTIFSYDSINKAIQLRDIATTHLSLICKCLNKILPNNSNLSLQRICIELLYILNKFKPNSDVITSCTEIQEFYSELCKFLWLKNLNISSITTSCILLKDVELPVSILDSKSKIIYDKYKLGDLTLFNLIYMLSIGNNFQNEKCQVLLEKLMYDEILVNKYWDIITSGSNVHSVQNWLQDILCNINDDKCIEQQVPVVSNLLSIALVPQFDLTKLQCIYGVYGNILQSLGTLLQSIVEICDFQNSKYCKTIKSILYMYLQLLLLIKYYKTQNTNLLHFVNWKSVIAIMSLKEFHSDYMVLVGISSMILGLVCDIFQVDRFYELGIDLGNSISDYPNSITNLVESSQYVTVMDSLGNIKFQNKFPNDQLNSCENYTYVWNNYQLCKLMICIYVYKTFVHEKAMNVLLELAQQNKVSYSQPHIVSFTNETCTPNVLLDRLNNAATEQQNATREIAHLYSTISKLNRQMAVLAKAYFQADDSLRKVKYDLEQLKTPKTADHNLQVQYEELKFKHEKLLELLGRIEEKLPEAVTICRSKFE
- a CDS encoding mitochondrial import inner membrane translocase subunit TIM23, putative (TIM23) (overlaps_old_locusTagID:BBM_III03535) — protein: MDDYLSTGHVNNDLSIFKNRKNVRPLQIDRNLYLKGYGRHWGEKLTYSVGLAYGSGLLLGGSYGFFKGVIKGGATRRLYINSILNFCTTFGPKLGNSAACITFLYCGFNHIVKFARNDVDDALNPILAGGLSGAMYKVAKPWKTCLKFTVLNAASFSAIDYALKEWVF